A stretch of the Lolium perenne isolate Kyuss_39 chromosome 3, Kyuss_2.0, whole genome shotgun sequence genome encodes the following:
- the LOC127341937 gene encoding uncharacterized protein: MAKATMQLALLAVVLVGLVLAGQDADGARITPSAGVISYSGLPRGNRVNFSDEAAARPPGEANRYTRGCSKIAGCRG, from the coding sequence ATGGCGAAGGCGACCATGCAGCTTGCGCTGCTGGCCGTGGTGCTGGTTGGCCTCGTGCTGGCGGGCCAGGACGCCGACGGGGCACGGATCACGCCGAGCGCCGGCGTTATCAGCTACTCCGGTCTCCCCCGCGGGAACCGCGTCAACTTCTCCGACGAGGCCGCCGCCAGACCTCCTGGAGAGGCCAATCGTTACACGCGTGGCTGCAGCAAGATCGCCGGTTGCCGCGGCTGA